One Equus quagga isolate Etosha38 chromosome 5, UCLA_HA_Equagga_1.0, whole genome shotgun sequence genomic window carries:
- the HES2 gene encoding transcription factor HES-2: MGLPRRTGDRAELRKSLKPLLEKRRRARINESLRQLKGLILPLLGRESSCYSKLEKADILEMTVRFLQELPASSCPAAAPAPSDSYCEGYRACLARLARVLPACRVLEPAVSARLLEHLRRRAAGASPNGRRAGDTCCPPSLSSPPPPAPLPPVPPRGPGLWRPW; the protein is encoded by the exons ATGGGGCTGCCTCGGAGGACCGGGGACCGAGCGGAGCTGCGCAAG AGCCTGAAGCCGCTGCTGGAGAAGCGCCGCCGCGCGCGCATCAATGAGAGCCTGAGGCAGCTCAAGGGGCTCATCCTGCCGCTGCTGGGCAGGGAG AGCTCCTGCTACTCGAAACTGGAGAAGGCGGATATCCTGGAAATGACCGTGCGCTTCCTACAGGAGCTGCCTGCGTCCTCCTGTCCCGCGGCAGCGCCCG CGCCCTCCGACAGCTACTGTGAGGGTTACCGGGCCTGCCTGGCGCGCCTGGCCCGCGTGCTGCCCGCCTGTCGCGTCCTGGAGCCCGCCGTGAGCGCTCGCCTGCTGGAGCACCTGCGGCGGAGGGCAGCCGGTGCCAGCCCCAATGGCAGGCGCGCTGGGGACACCTGCTGCCCGCCCTCGCTCTCCTCGCCACCCCCGCCCGCACCCTTACCGCCCGTGCCTCCACGCGGCCCCGGCCTCTGGCGGCCCTGGTAG